The Columba livia isolate bColLiv1 breed racing homer chromosome 2, bColLiv1.pat.W.v2, whole genome shotgun sequence genome includes the window AGCTACACTGCCACTAAAGAACTCCATAGAGAGACTGACTGCCTTGGATCAACTGCTCTGCAACTTGCTGTCTGGGTGAAGTGTTTCTTTACGTAATTCACACGATGACTGTTTCAGAAAAGTTGTGCTAGCAAAACTAGGCAAGACTCATTTAACTCTTTCTGTAGTAAGCTTGATATCCCAATGTGCATAATGACCTTGTTTAAAGTTCTGGATGTTCAATGTGTTTTTAGGGAAACATGCAGTATTCTTTGCACACTGCTGCACACTGATTGGTCTTCACTTAACTTTATCAGACATACAATTTGACCCTCTTCTCACCAGCAGTGAGGCTGCGCATTCAAATTTGTTTGAGACACAGgggcctctttttttttagatttcttGACATTTGTTACTGCTAGTTGAGCAGTGCCACTGAAAAACCTTTCCAGTCCCTCTTCATAATgtcaaacaacagaaaaagcccTGAATTATTTCCAAAAACTCCTAGAATTCTATGGTAGCAAGATGGTGAGGAAATAATGCCAAATTTCCATACACACTGGGACAAAATGAGACTATACATATTGTATACGTAGTGCAGTacagtaagaaaataatttttaacatatatatattaatctTCTACAACCTACAAAGATTTAAATTTCAGTCCTTCCAGCTAATGGCATTAGGCCACACTTGAATgttaaatgtgcttttctgtacTAAGTGCAACATCTGGCATTCCCAAAATCTTTTTCATGATTTCatgtacatttaaaatgttgttttctaatcatttttatttttaaaaaggattttaaTACTATCTagttctaaaaaaaattaagaataaatcaaaatatGTAGTAGGGATTAATACAAATGTGTATTAGAAGAGCAAAGAAATCACTGAGACAAGACTAATCATCATTTAGATTATCAGTAGAagatgattaaaaaacaaaggatTGTATGACAAGTTATGTTGATGCCATGTTTGTGTAGCCAAATGTTTCAGctttataaatgaaaaagcCTAAGCAGCTTACAGTGAGACAAAGTAATCATTCAAATTACAAACTTAAGAATTTCAAATTACATACTTCATCAAGTTGAGTCTGTTGTAACTTAAAATACATAGGAAATTATTCACTCTAGTTGACAATCAGCATGTAATATTTCAGCTATTAtgaaattgctgccttttttaCAAAAGTGTTAATGTCATTAAACCGTCTCTTTTTAGGATGAGTTCTCAGGACTAGTAGTGTTTAAAATCCAGCAGCTAGCAAGAACATTTTCTTATATGTACATGGTgatttatttggggttttttgggggttatATAAAAGTGAACAGAGTTGATCTCTCTGACTGTGTGCTCTTGCTATAATAATTAGATGTTTTTGATCAAGAACTCAATCATCCAAATACTTAGCAGAAAGCAAAGTATTTGCTGTTCTTATTGCTCTCATTGTCAGTATTTCTACTGTAAAGACTAAGCTGAATAGTAAGTTTCAACAGGCTGTCTGCCTAacattagaaattatttttctagaaaGTTATTGCAAAAAATACAGGAGTACAGATTCCACTTTCATCACAATTATCTCATCAAAGAACAAGGCTTGGGCTGATCATCACAATTCtttttacatgttttctgtttgggAACTTTCACTGAAGCAATTTCAGTAGATGTGATAGTGAATTTATTCTTACTGAAGGCTTCCTTCAAATCTCTGGCTCATACTCAACTTCTTTACCAGTGATATTGGTGAGAGAACTAGTTTGTTCTTAATGTTGGTGGATATTTCTGTTACTATGCCTAGACTGCTTCctttaattgttttactagctGCATTTTATCTCACacaaaaaggttattttttcagtaaatccaagagttttgtttgtttgtttgtttcctagaAGGTAGCAAAATCCAACCCTAGTTTTTTAACAGAGTGTTTTCTCACTTCTCTGATTTAGTTTTTCAGAAAGGACATAGTTATGTGGCACATGGGTATCTGAAGTGCTTGTACCTGTCATGcgtttctctgctttttctagCACTAAATCACAGTATTGACATTAATGCAATACCCTGAATGCCTTAGCAGGGTTTTGTTCTTAAAGTACCACAacagtttcatttgttttttttataagGTATGTCTTTGGCACacactctaaccctaacccagcagggatggttttaaattaatattgtCAGATATGTTAAGATTATGTGACATACCCTTGGATCATGGACTTTTCCTGCAAATGGATATGTTCATCCACTATCTTCATGGGTGTTTCATAGTATAAATAGCAccaattttgaaaaacaaaagaaatgaacCAAACCTCCCGAACCCTCACCAGTTTCCTTTGTGTCTGGTAAGCTTAATAGTATATCTGCTTGTCTAATACAGGTTGATATAAGATATAAAACATTAAGTGTCATCAGTctagatgtttttcttttctagtctttttctttttcttttctagtctttttctttttctttttctttttctttttctttttctttttctttttctttttctttttctttttctttttctttttctttttctttttctttttctttttctttttctttttctttttccttttctttttctttttctttttctttctctttttttggaaCCAGACAGGAATATTTAGATAgaaattaattctattttttcccattctaAGTTGCAATTTCATGTGCTAACTCCTTCAGTATTCTTAGATGGGGATTATACAGTTCCCTCAAAAAGTTTATTTCAAGATTTTCCTAGCCAGATGGAAGCAGATataatttatttgcatattttcttatttcttatgtCCACCTGTTCTACATCATCATCCGGATTGGCAACAGAGCAAAGTGTTCATTTAGTGAGGACTCTATGCAGATTATCAttcatgtattttcctttcttcttgcagaGGAATCCCACTTCTTGTCTCATTCTCTTCATGTTATATTAATATGGCTACAAACCCTTTTACTAtctgttttaatttcctttggaAGGTTTAACTCATCATTTGACTGTTCTCAGTTTTTTGCCTATAACTTCTGGCTTCAAAGAAGTATCTGTTCTTGCTGACtagtctgtttttttctgttgtcatAGTTTTTTACTTTTACTGAACACaaaccgaaaaaaaaaaatcatgtgtcaaggaatttttttttcacaacttCTATGATAAATCTTATCCAAATTATTTGGGTGttttttattatctttgcaaTATATCTAAACATTTACATatacacaaataaatatattttataccaATAATTTTAATAACTATTTCTGTGACTGCAAATGAAACAGTCTGTCACAGTACATGAAATACAGTACCCATATATACATGTAACAAATATTGGGACATTAGAAACAATCATGTAATAGATGAAAAGCTAGTGAACCAAAGCAATTGAGCAAA containing:
- the LOC135578618 gene encoding RNA-binding protein 25-like; amino-acid sequence: IFLSGSKKRERKRKRKRKGKRKRKRKRKRKRKRKRKRKRKRKRKRKRKRKRKRKRKRKRLEKKKKKTRKEKRERKRETEREREREREREREREREREREK